The Opitutales bacterium ASA1 genome window below encodes:
- the cyoE_2 gene encoding heme o synthase, whose translation MTPRPIVSSAALATALSAPPAGTTSILTTLFDLVALTKPRLAFFSVLTAATAYGSAAVGLGWIHASAMLVGTTCAAAGALSLNQWWERDLDRLMRRTRSRPLPRAALSHRVALAWSLALGVSGVALLAVWTTHLAALLAAATIVLYGFVYTPLKRRTRWATEIGAIAGALPPLLGGAAAGAIASPTAWVLFAVLFFWQMPHFYAIGWMHRDDYRAARFPLLPAIDESGRRTALWSFGYCLSLLAVSTVPWAIGLAGPVYGTGALGSGGAMLWCATRFVASAKHDRDAAARRLFLASIAGLPVLLFALLLDRIV comes from the coding sequence GTGACACCCCGTCCAATCGTCTCGTCCGCTGCACTCGCGACCGCGCTCTCCGCGCCGCCCGCAGGGACGACGAGCATCCTCACGACGCTCTTCGACCTCGTCGCGCTGACCAAGCCGCGACTCGCGTTCTTCTCCGTGCTCACCGCGGCGACGGCCTACGGCAGCGCCGCAGTAGGTCTAGGATGGATACACGCGTCGGCGATGCTGGTGGGCACGACTTGCGCCGCGGCCGGCGCGCTCTCGCTCAACCAGTGGTGGGAGCGCGACCTCGACCGACTCATGCGCCGCACGCGCTCGCGGCCGTTGCCTAGAGCCGCCCTCTCCCACCGGGTGGCTCTGGCCTGGAGCCTCGCGCTCGGCGTTTCGGGCGTCGCCTTGCTGGCCGTTTGGACGACCCATCTCGCCGCTTTGCTCGCAGCAGCCACGATCGTGCTCTACGGATTCGTCTACACGCCGCTCAAGCGCCGCACGCGTTGGGCCACCGAGATCGGTGCGATCGCAGGCGCACTACCTCCGCTGCTCGGCGGAGCCGCAGCCGGGGCGATCGCTTCGCCGACCGCGTGGGTGCTGTTCGCCGTGCTCTTCTTCTGGCAGATGCCCCACTTCTACGCCATCGGCTGGATGCATCGGGACGACTACCGCGCTGCGCGGTTTCCGCTGCTCCCGGCCATCGACGAGTCCGGGCGTCGCACCGCGCTCTGGTCGTTCGGCTACTGCTTGTCGCTGCTCGCAGTCTCCACGGTTCCATGGGCGATCGGACTCGCCGGCCCCGTCTACGGCACCGGTGCGCTCGGTTCCGGCGGAGCCATGCTCTGGTGCGCGACGCGCTTCGTCGCGAGCGCGAAGCACGACCGCGACGCCGCCGCACGCAGACTCTTCCTCGCATCGATCGCCGGTCTCCCCGTCCTCCTCTTCGCCCTTCTGCTGGACCGCATCGTCTGA
- the cbaB gene encoding ba3-type cytochrome C oxidase subunit II, translating to MSLSIPDRDWYKAPVGAEKLWIGLALIWCLVMSVMMPYWHFRGKQNSRGEAYAVTPAAFYERAEQFVAANKVGERDGVPIVEPAPGGEAYLVARMWGWYPILKLRQGETYRVHVSSMDLNHGFSLQPLNMNFQVLPGYDHVLTLTPTSKGEFTIVCNEFCGIGHDRMIGKLLVE from the coding sequence ATGAGTTTGAGCATTCCCGATCGCGATTGGTACAAGGCTCCCGTCGGAGCCGAGAAACTATGGATCGGCCTCGCGCTGATCTGGTGTCTGGTGATGAGCGTGATGATGCCGTATTGGCACTTCCGCGGAAAACAGAACAGCCGTGGAGAAGCGTACGCGGTGACGCCCGCGGCCTTTTACGAGCGCGCCGAGCAGTTCGTGGCGGCGAACAAGGTGGGCGAGCGCGACGGCGTTCCGATCGTCGAGCCGGCACCCGGCGGCGAGGCCTACCTCGTGGCGCGGATGTGGGGCTGGTATCCGATCCTGAAGTTGCGTCAGGGCGAGACCTACCGCGTGCACGTCTCCTCGATGGACCTCAACCACGGGTTCTCGCTGCAACCCCTCAACATGAATTTCCAGGTGCTGCCGGGCTATGATCACGTCCTCACGCTCACGCCCACGTCGAAGGGCGAGTTCACGATCGTGTGCAACGAGTTCTGCGGCATCGGGCACGACCGGATGATCGGGAAGTTGCTCGTCGAGTGA